In a genomic window of Struthio camelus isolate bStrCam1 chromosome 20, bStrCam1.hap1, whole genome shotgun sequence:
- the ASB6 gene encoding ankyrin repeat and SOCS box protein 6 isoform X2, which yields MPFLHGFRRIIFEYQPLVDEILGLLAIQGAESQSALESPACLGSDRSRLSAVRRVLERETHSPFYQEGVSYALLKVAELGLVPAAEILLEFGADLSFEDPVTYYTPLHIAVLRNQPDMVELLVHHGADINRRDRIHESSPLDLASEEPERLPCLQCLLQLGANVNAADKNGKTALLHALASSDGVQIHNTESIRLLLEGGADVRAATKDGDTVFTYIIFLLGEMVCSNTEEAQVINRFCFRVTQLLLAHGADPSECPAPESLTHLCFKSFKRHFPLLRFLLESGAAYNCSLHGPSCWSGFHIIFECLCSHLSVSEDDSFSTDLIQKGQTLLELMMASSQAIQLPSNFEVNTSSCRCRRGLREEKSTLSRYSL from the exons ATGCCTTTCCTGCACGGCTTCCGCAGAATCATCTTCGAGTATCAGCCCCTGGTAGACGAGATTTTGGGGCTGCTGGCGATACAGGGTGCAGAAAGCCAGAGCGCTCTCGAGAG CCCTGCTTGTCTGGGCAGTGACAGGAGCCGGCTGTCCGCTGTGAGACGAGTCTTGGAGAGGGAGACGCACTCCCCTTTTTATCAGGAAGGCGTGAGCTATGCCCTGCTGAAGGTCGCTGAGCTGGGGCTCGTCCCCGCAGCGGAGATCCTCCTGGAGTTCGGGGCCGACCTCAGCTTTGAAG ATCCAGTCACTTACTACACCCCTCTGCACATTGCAGTTCTCCGCAACCAGCCGGATATGGTGGAGCTCCTGGTGCACCACGGGGCTGACATCAACCGGAGAGACCGG ATCCATGAGAGCAGTCCCCTCGATCTGGCCAGCGAGGAGCCCGAGCGGCTGCCCTGCCTCCAGTGTCTCCTTCAGCTGGGGGCCAATGTCAATGCAGCAGACAAAAACG GAAAGACAGCGCTGTTGCACGCCCTGGCCAGCAGTGATGGTGTCCAGATCCACAATACTGAGAGCATCCGTCTCCTGTTGGAAGGAG GCGCAGATGTCAGGGCCGCCACCAAAGATGGTGACACTGTCTTCACCTACATCATCTTCCTGCTGGGAGAGATGGTATGCAGCAACACGGAGGAGGCGCAGGTGATCAATCGCTTCTGCTTTCGCGTCACCCAGCTGCTGCTGGCCCACGGTGCTGACCCCAGCGAGTGCCCAGCCCCTGAGTCCCTCACCCACCTCTGCTTCAAAAGCTTCAAACGCCACTTCCCGCTGCTGCGTTTCCTGCTGGAGTCAGGCGCTGCCTACAACTgctccctccacggcccctcgtgCTGGTCGGGCTTCCACATCATCTTTGAGTGCCTCTGCTCTCACCTCAGTGTCTCCGAAGATGACAGCTTCTCCACAGACCTCATCCAGAAGGGTCAGACCTTGCTAGAGCTCATGATGGCCAGTTCACAAGCCATCCAGCTGCCCAGCAACTTTGAGGTCAACACCAGCAGCTGCAG ATGCAGAAGAGGACTAAGAGAGGAAAAATCTACTCTGAGCAGGTACAGTTTATAG
- the ASB6 gene encoding ankyrin repeat and SOCS box protein 6 isoform X1 — translation MPFLHGFRRIIFEYQPLVDEILGLLAIQGAESQSALESPACLGSDRSRLSAVRRVLERETHSPFYQEGVSYALLKVAELGLVPAAEILLEFGADLSFEDPVTYYTPLHIAVLRNQPDMVELLVHHGADINRRDRIHESSPLDLASEEPERLPCLQCLLQLGANVNAADKNGKTALLHALASSDGVQIHNTESIRLLLEGGADVRAATKDGDTVFTYIIFLLGEMVCSNTEEAQVINRFCFRVTQLLLAHGADPSECPAPESLTHLCFKSFKRHFPLLRFLLESGAAYNCSLHGPSCWSGFHIIFECLCSHLSVSEDDSFSTDLIQKGQTLLELMMASSQAIQLPSNFEVNTSSCRYHGEKVRTLFCSLKQLERSPQALKHLCRVFIRQRLKPWPVDVKIKALPLPDRLKWYLLIDHTAVGHEDL, via the exons ATGCCTTTCCTGCACGGCTTCCGCAGAATCATCTTCGAGTATCAGCCCCTGGTAGACGAGATTTTGGGGCTGCTGGCGATACAGGGTGCAGAAAGCCAGAGCGCTCTCGAGAG CCCTGCTTGTCTGGGCAGTGACAGGAGCCGGCTGTCCGCTGTGAGACGAGTCTTGGAGAGGGAGACGCACTCCCCTTTTTATCAGGAAGGCGTGAGCTATGCCCTGCTGAAGGTCGCTGAGCTGGGGCTCGTCCCCGCAGCGGAGATCCTCCTGGAGTTCGGGGCCGACCTCAGCTTTGAAG ATCCAGTCACTTACTACACCCCTCTGCACATTGCAGTTCTCCGCAACCAGCCGGATATGGTGGAGCTCCTGGTGCACCACGGGGCTGACATCAACCGGAGAGACCGG ATCCATGAGAGCAGTCCCCTCGATCTGGCCAGCGAGGAGCCCGAGCGGCTGCCCTGCCTCCAGTGTCTCCTTCAGCTGGGGGCCAATGTCAATGCAGCAGACAAAAACG GAAAGACAGCGCTGTTGCACGCCCTGGCCAGCAGTGATGGTGTCCAGATCCACAATACTGAGAGCATCCGTCTCCTGTTGGAAGGAG GCGCAGATGTCAGGGCCGCCACCAAAGATGGTGACACTGTCTTCACCTACATCATCTTCCTGCTGGGAGAGATGGTATGCAGCAACACGGAGGAGGCGCAGGTGATCAATCGCTTCTGCTTTCGCGTCACCCAGCTGCTGCTGGCCCACGGTGCTGACCCCAGCGAGTGCCCAGCCCCTGAGTCCCTCACCCACCTCTGCTTCAAAAGCTTCAAACGCCACTTCCCGCTGCTGCGTTTCCTGCTGGAGTCAGGCGCTGCCTACAACTgctccctccacggcccctcgtgCTGGTCGGGCTTCCACATCATCTTTGAGTGCCTCTGCTCTCACCTCAGTGTCTCCGAAGATGACAGCTTCTCCACAGACCTCATCCAGAAGGGTCAGACCTTGCTAGAGCTCATGATGGCCAGTTCACAAGCCATCCAGCTGCCCAGCAACTTTGAGGTCAACACCAGCAGCTGCAGGTACCACGGGGAGAAGGTCAGGACTCTCTTCTGCTCTTTGAAGCAGCTGGAGCGTTCCCCCCAGGCACTGAAACATCTCTGCCGGGTGTTTATTCGGCAGCGCCTTAAACCGTGGCCAGTGGATGTCAAAATCAAGGCCCTACCTCTTCCAGACAGGCTGAAGTGGTACCTCCTCATTGACCACACTGCTGTTGGGCATGAGGACCTCTGA
- the NTMT1 gene encoding N-terminal Xaa-Pro-Lys N-methyltransferase 1, whose amino-acid sequence MTSEVVENEFEFYSKAEKYWKDVPATVDGMLGGYGHISSIDINSSRKFLQKFLRDGPNRTGTTCALDCGAGIGRITKRLLLPLFKTVDMVDVTEDFLTKARSYLGEEGRRVRNYFCCGLQDFSPEPNSYDVIWIQWVIGHLTDNHLSDFLKRCRAGLRPNGIVVIKDNMAQEGVIMDDVDSSVCRDLDVVRKIIRRAGLHLLAEERQENFPDEIYHVYTFAMR is encoded by the exons ATGACAAGTGAGGTGGTGGAGAACGAGTTTGAGTTTTACTCCAAAGCGGAGAAGTACTGGAAGGACGTGCCTGCCACGGTGGACGGCATGTTGGGGGGCTACGGCCACATCTCCAGCATTGACATCAACAGCTCCAGGAAGTTCTTGCAGAAATTTCTACGG GATGGTCCCAACCGGACGGGGACAACATGTGCTCTGGACTGTGGGGCGGGCATCGGTCGGATCACcaagcggctgctgctgcccctcttcaAGACCGTGGACATGGTGGACGTGACAGAGGATTTCCTCACCAAGGCCAGGAGCTAcctgggagaggagggcaggCGGGTGCGAAACTATTTCTGCTGTGGCCTCCAGGACTTCAGCCCCGAACCCAACTCCTACGACGTCATCTGGATCCAGTGGGTCATTG GACACCTCACCGACAACCACCTCTCCGACTTCCTGAAGAGGTGCCGCGCCGGCCTGCGGCCCAACGGCATCGTGGTCATCAAGGACAACATGGCTCAGGAGGGTGTGATCATGGACGATGTGGACAGCAGCGTCTGCCGGGATCTGGACGTGGTGCGCAAGATCATCCGCCGGGCTGGGCTGCACCTCCTGGCTGAGGAGCGCCAGGAGAACTTCCCTGATGAGATCTACCACGTCTACACCTTCGCCATGAGATGA